TCGCAAACCAGATGCATGCCGGTACCGTCGGTTCGCGTCTTGCACTCGCCGATAAAGGCCTTGATGTCGCCACGATCCGCGAAGCGGTTGAACTGGACCTGATCGATGGTCTGAATCCCCAGCTTCTCGAGGGCGGCGCGGCGCTCTTTGCTACCGGAACAGAAGAAGGCGTTGTGGCCTTGCGACTGGGCGAGCATCAGGAACAGCTCCGAGACGCCGCCTCCAAAGGCGAGCACGTTCAACTTTGGAAGCTGCTCTTCACTTACCTTGACGCGAAAGATCCCGAGCGCGCGGCGCCAGAGATGGTGCGCTGTGGGGGCGCGCAAGGGCAGGGCGGCGATCTCCCACAGGTTCAAGCCGCAATCGAGGGGGGCGTGGATGAGCTGCCATTCGCCAACGACTGCCTCTTCGCCATACCAGCCGATGGAGTCGGGTTGATCGTATGCCCAGATGCGCTTCGGGTAGCCAAAGTCATCCGGCTCGCCATTGCAGTGAGTGAGCACGACATCGCCCGCTTTGAAGCGCGTGACGTCTGCGCCGACACTCAGGACTTCGCCCACAGCAGAATTACCGGGAAAGATGGTGCCACCCCGCGCCTCGGTGATGTTGACCGTGTCGGCCAGAGCAGCGTGATCCACGTTGTGCTCAGCCGAGACTGCCAGAATCTTGAGATGGACATCGCCCACTCCGACTTCGCGCAGTTCAACCTCGTCCAATGCCACGATTCGGGCGATATCGACCTTGTTCAGATCGTCGTCTACACGCTTGCGTTCTTCGGCGATGGCTTCGGCCTTGATGGAATATTGTCGCGACATGGATTTCCTCGATCTTGAGTGAAGGGGTGTATTGATGTGAAATCGTTACCGGCTTCTCGCGCCGGGGGTGGAGTTTCTCGCAGATTCGCGGGTTCGCGTCAAGCCGTTAAACGGGCGACCCGCGGGTACCTCGATGCGAGCGGAGCGCCGCAATGGAGGCGCGTTGGGGGTTGTCAGAGCAGGAGATTTTCGAAAAGTTCGAGGGTGTCCTTCTCTTCTTCGGAAACGACTCCGTCCGATTCGATGATCCCGACGACGGATTCGATGAAGGTCGCGCGATGCTCGAGGGGGATGGTCGTCGGGTCGATCTCCTGGGGGTGGGGCGGCACTTCGAGCCAGCGATTGACCTGGTCTCGTTCCCCCGGATCCAGGTCGATCCGATTCACCATGCGCGAGATAAACTCTCGCTCGCTCTGGTGAATTTTCAAGTCGGCCCAGGCGAAAGAACAGACGAATTTCATCAATCGCATCCGCTCTGGCCCTGCGAGATCTTGCAACACAAGCGACTCCTCACCGGCTCTAGCGTGGATAGGCCGGCTGTTTCACGCCCATCATACGCCAACGAGGTACAGCTGGGGGACTCAATCGATGCCGCAAAACGCGGTAGGTAGTTGCGCATGGTGGGACGAATTTTGTCCAATTGATCCCAATTTGGAATCACCCGCCCGGGGGTGGCGGGTGTCTTGCCAGTAGTCTGCGTGCTGATGTCCCTCTTAGGCGTCGAGAGCCCACGAAAGCGAATTCTGAGGCTGACATCGCTTTTCATGGCTTGGTATCGCGCTTGCATCTTTTTCAAGTGAGATGCGACGTTTCGCGACAAACTCCATGGTGGGACTGGGAGTAGTCTTTGCATTGTGCGTCCAGACGGCCGCTCTGGCGGAGCCGCTCAACCTGTTCGATCGGACGCCACGGGAGATCGTGGTGGCGTTCGAAAACTCGCCGAGAGACTTTCCCGCGCAAATGAACACCAGCTACTCGCAAGACTTCCGCGCCTTTCTGGAGCCCGGGTTGGTTGCTTCGGAGGTGCGGGTCGTGATCCCGGCTCGGACGGTTGAAGAGCATTTGCTGGGGGATCAAATGCCGGTGCGCGAGAGTTTTTCTGACTTCGTCTGGACCTTTGATGTCGAATCCGGACACGTTCTCTCGGCCCGTCTAACTGGCCGTGTCCGGCCCAAGATCGACTGGGGTTTCATGACGACACGCACCCAGGCCGACATCGAAGTCGAGATGGGTACCGCGCGCATTGGGGGATTCAAGCGACCCTTGCGAGTGATGGGGCAGCTGGTTTTTCGATACTGCTCGAGCATCGAGGACACAAGCTGTCGATTCGTTCCTGCTGCGCCGTTGGATCCGTTGACCGGCTATGTGAACGCGATTGGCCAGGTGTGGGTGCGTTCCGCCTTTATCGACCTGTGGAACTTCTCACCCATGGGTGAGGCCATCTTCCGCGAACTCGAACCCGCCCATGAGGTATTCGTGGAGGCATCCGAGCTAGAGTTCTCGCTGCCCGAGGAATTGGCGGGACTTCCAGTGGCAGCGGATTAGTCAATCCCCGAGCACCTCTCGGACTCCAGGGTACGATCCGTGGGGACGAAAGGGGGATTATGAATCAGGCAGGCTCTGCATCGCTCCATTCTCGCGGCGCCGAGGTGGATCGCAATCAGGTGCTCGAGAGCATCGATGGCGAGACGGCCGAAATTCTAGATCTCGCTCACTGGATGTCCGCACATCCCGAACTTTCGCTCGAGGAACGCGAGACGAGTGAGCGCTACGTGGCGTATCTCACGGCCCGGGACTTCAATGTGAGTCGCGGCACGGCGGAGATGGACACGGCCTTCGTGGCCGAGTACGGGCTGCCTTCAGCGCCGCTTTCAATCGCCTTGCTTGCCGAAATGGACGCGCTCCCGGAGATTGGCCACGCGTGTGGCCACAATCTTTCGGGCCCGGCGAGTTTGTTGGCGGCGGCGGCCCTGGCGAAATGGCTCGACCCCGAACAACTTCGCATCGTCGTGATCGGTTGCCCGGCCGAAGAAACCGGCGTTGGCAAACCGAGGTTGGTCGAAGCAGGCGTGTTCAACGGGATCGACGCCGCGATGATGGCCCACGCCTCGGACATGCGGCGCGCCCACCGACTGTTTCTCGGCAATCGGAAGTATGAGTTCATCTACCACGGCAAGGCCGCCCATGCGGCGGCATATCCCGATGAGGGCATCAACGCCCTGGACGGTGTGATTGCGCTGTTCGTTGGGATCGGTTTGCTGCGCCAGCAACTGCCCTCCGACATTCGCGTGCACGGAATCATTTCGGACGGGGGAAAGGCGCCGAACATCATTCCCGAGCGCGCGGCTGCAAGGGTCTGGGTGCGCGGCCTGAACCCGAATGCGCTCGACCAGGCCGAGGCTCGGGTGCTCGCATGTGCCCGGGGTGCTGCGGAAAGCAGCGGGACGCGACTCGAGATTCTTTCGGCGATCGGCGGTTCCCCTCCAATGAAGGCGAACCTGCCCCTGGCTTCGGCGTACCGTCGCAACCTCGACTTCCTGGGGCTTACGGAAACGGACCATTCGCCCAGTCAATCGATCGGTTCTAGCGATATCACGCACATTTCAAGGGTGGTCCCGACCATTCATCCCAATTTTCCAATCGGAGAGAGTCTGGCGCTGCATACGCGCGCCTTCTCCGAGGCCGCGGCCAGCGAACGGGGCGACGCTGGCTTGCTCGAGGGTGCGCGTGCCATGGCCTTGACCGTGGTCGATTTGGTGAGTTCACGCGACTTGCGGGAAGAAATCGCGGCGGCCGATCAAGCCGACGATTGAGCCGGGTCACTCGATACTGAACCCGTTCTCCAGATTTTCGTCCATGCGCCAGACCTCGAGCAAGTTCGTGTCCGCGTCAAACCAGGTCAGGTCTGCGCGTCCGTCCCCATTCAGATCACCCGTGGCGAGCAACGTCCAGTTGCTGAGTTTGATGTCGTTGAGATCGTACTCGGTGGGTTCATTCAAGTCGTCCATGTACCAGACCCGTGTTTCTCCGGTTTCAATGTTGCGCCAGAGCACGTCTTCCTCGACCGAATTATTGAAGTTGCCGGCGGTTTCCCCCTGCCAATAAACGTCGGTCAGAACACCCGAGTTGGCGATATCCGCAGTTCCGGGGCGAATCATCATCCAGATTATGACTTGACCGGTCTCTCGTTGCCGCCACATCACGTCATCGTTGCCGTCAGCATCGAAGTCACCACAGGCGATGAAGTCAAACTGATCTCGGAGCATGTCTTCGTAGCGCGAGGTGCCGACTACGCCTTCGGGTCCCAGGAACGTGACGTAGACCGAGCCATAGTGGTCATTTGTTCGGTAAAGAATGTCGTCTGCACCGTCTCCGTTGAAGTCCGCAACTGCGATGATTTCTTCGCTGTCCGTTACGCCATTCAGTACAACGGTCGTGTTGTCGATGTCGGTTCCCACGACATAGGTATAGGTATAGGTGGTGATGTCGGACCCGACGTGGCCAGTGACTGCGTACCACAAAAACTCAGGGATGCCGTCGCCGTTGAAATCTCCGGTGTCTACGATTTCCCAGCTGAGATTGTCTGAGGTATTGATCGTGGTTCGCCGGTAGAGAAAATCGCTTCCCGTGCGGATATCGCGACCCGAAAGTAGCAACGCGCGGCCATCGTATTGATCTTGCACGATGATGTCTGAAATACCATCGCCATCGAAGTCGTTTTCGGCCTCAGCGGGTTCAATGAAATGGATCACATCGGATTCGATCGATTGGGCTGAGATACGCCCGTATCGATCGTCGGCGCTCACACGGATTTTGCATTGGGTGCCGAACCCGGCGGTGATCTTCACATTGGGGAGTTCAGCTGGAATCTTGAGCGTGGGATGCGAGTCGAAGTCGGCCGGCGCTTCTCCCTGACCGCAGGCCACGTAGACCTTGTATTCCGTGACGTCGCCATCACTGTACGACCAGGTAAAAGTCGCAGTCGTACGACCCAGCAAATCGATCGAGGCCCGAGATCCGCCCGGTGCCAGCAGTACAACGACCAAGAACAGGCCAACGCGCGCTCCCGTTGTCCTGGTGTCCTTCTGGCTCATTCCTTCTTTCCCCATGATGGCTGTCGATTTCGTTATCCGCGCTTCGGGGAGGTGCGACGCGGATGAGATTCCAGGGTCTCGCTGGCGATGCGATTGCCTCGTGAGCTAGCGGCCGATCAGCCGGTTTGCCGCTGTGAGGCGCGGGATCGCATGCATAAAGCTGTTCTGGGGGAGTCGATCGCGAGTAAATTAGCTCCTTGATTCCACGATTCATACCATAGACAGATGTTTCCTCGGTTTGGTTCGAAAGATTTACAAACGAGGGTGTGCGGAGTTGAAACACTGTTTGTCTTCCAGTTGCGATAGGCTGATGGCGTGTTGAGAATGTTTGCTCTGATCGTGGTTGGGGGGTGTAGATGGCGTTGAATGCGGTGGGCAGAGGGATGGACGGATCCAAAACTCGCCGCCGATTCCTGGAACGCCTTAGAAGGAACGGCGTGAACGATCCACGGGTCCTGGACGCCTTTGCGACAGTGCCCCGACACTTATTAGTGCCTGAAGCACTGCGGGAGCAAGCCTACAAAGAAACGCCAATTCCGATCGGGGAAGGGCAGACCATTTCGGCTCCTGGGGTTGTGGCGGCCATGACCATGGCCCTGGCGCTCGAGGGTCATGAACGAGTACTCGAAATTGGTACGGGATCGGGCTATCAGGCGGCGATCTT
This genomic interval from Myxococcales bacterium contains the following:
- a CDS encoding M20 family metallopeptidase: MNQAGSASLHSRGAEVDRNQVLESIDGETAEILDLAHWMSAHPELSLEERETSERYVAYLTARDFNVSRGTAEMDTAFVAEYGLPSAPLSIALLAEMDALPEIGHACGHNLSGPASLLAAAALAKWLDPEQLRIVVIGCPAEETGVGKPRLVEAGVFNGIDAAMMAHASDMRRAHRLFLGNRKYEFIYHGKAAHAAAYPDEGINALDGVIALFVGIGLLRQQLPSDIRVHGIISDGGKAPNIIPERAAARVWVRGLNPNALDQAEARVLACARGAAESSGTRLEILSAIGGSPPMKANLPLASAYRRNLDFLGLTETDHSPSQSIGSSDITHISRVVPTIHPNFPIGESLALHTRAFSEAAASERGDAGLLEGARAMALTVVDLVSSRDLREEIAAADQADD
- a CDS encoding VCBS repeat-containing protein; this translates as MSQKDTRTTGARVGLFLVVVLLAPGGSRASIDLLGRTTATFTWSYSDGDVTEYKVYVACGQGEAPADFDSHPTLKIPAELPNVKITAGFGTQCKIRVSADDRYGRISAQSIESDVIHFIEPAEAENDFDGDGISDIIVQDQYDGRALLLSGRDIRTGSDFLYRRTTINTSDNLSWEIVDTGDFNGDGIPEFLWYAVTGHVGSDITTYTYTYVVGTDIDNTTVVLNGVTDSEEIIAVADFNGDGADDILYRTNDHYGSVYVTFLGPEGVVGTSRYEDMLRDQFDFIACGDFDADGNDDVMWRQRETGQVIIWMMIRPGTADIANSGVLTDVYWQGETAGNFNNSVEEDVLWRNIETGETRVWYMDDLNEPTEYDLNDIKLSNWTLLATGDLNGDGRADLTWFDADTNLLEVWRMDENLENGFSIE
- a CDS encoding TerB family tellurite resistance protein is translated as MRLMKFVCSFAWADLKIHQSEREFISRMVNRIDLDPGERDQVNRWLEVPPHPQEIDPTTIPLEHRATFIESVVGIIESDGVVSEEEKDTLELFENLLL